The Bombus terrestris chromosome 9, iyBomTerr1.2, whole genome shotgun sequence genome contains a region encoding:
- the LOC100646348 gene encoding fibroin heavy chain isoform X4 yields MRSLKCFVPVLVLLYLGSSSARPGMLLDTLKSHKGSLLDPLGLFHKESKSSSHSFGNNHHLDLGPLSISHSVAISSATAQSNGVANSAANANSQALGGASAKADASATANAQGYIGSPDYNSNTAGNVYVPTEYQEYGSSGFQPITNANHGSNSGANAVASAGANANANFNTNGGVNSNANANANSNANAVSNSDASATSYYSPQYAPIDTAANTNANAKSTWNNGRGALSGYYTPGSFQTNAGAIASADAKANSISGTRPPGGYYSPGGLRSNAGAIADANAKSNYIGGTGSSRGYYSPETTQNNAGVNGNSKSNRGRESPVGYNSPGNVQSNAASGSEALVIPQRQPPETLIGSPYRFEGYNRGVHVLPPVYAPPAYPPPMHHHHHHHHNHGRPQVIVHPMSPVRQPPQIPHLPPNNGETLIPVVIMKQPVYGGPMYPRPGPELGPEPETVVIVLEETPQRGQAGGFEKGNYNQPTGFQPDYLTGYGGSNANAKANANAVANANAVANANAVASANANGFANANANAKAIASAGAGLNGGYLGSSGPAQGSGYYPGSAPTASIGANNPFLSGSSQGNANAAANANAGAAANGNAYPVATAPAQGGNYYPNNAQKPIGAYNPFLTNGQGQGLANAGANANANAGASAGANAAANAGAVGGSQGQFGAQNPFLKSEVNELNKDELGHYVSVAGPAGDNSGAITGNIQGIKSPYPSQGSTPGGYVPATGPGANAGALANANAGANAAGIGGAYGQPIKEAPVVIPASPQINYETVPSGSGSAFGNSGAGNGNYGIPAKDAPIYGPSAPTYGPGSSGISKADAGANAGAGAGAGALGSGNGYGTPNQGAPIYGTPGSAFGNGAVGSAGANAGANAGALGSGSGIGGYDAPTKGAPIYGAPGSAFGNGAAGTAGANAGANAGALGSGSGIGGYGAPTKGAPIYGAPGSAFGNGAAGTAGANAGANAGALGSGSGIGGYGAPTKGAPIYGAPGSSLGNGAAGTAGANAGANAGANAGANAGANAGALGSGSGIGGSGAPIKGAPIYGTPGSAFGNGAAGTASANAGANAKADAVANAGSTGSGGIGGFGSPIKGAGSGFGGSGADGFGGASASASAKAEASATAGGDSGAHGDMSASAEAIASSMAKAIESGLVLIK; encoded by the exons ATGCGATCTCTTAAGTGTTTTGTGCCGGTGCTGGTACTCTTATACCTAGGCAGCTCGTCCGCGAGACCTG GTATGCTCCTGGATACGCTAAAGAGCCATAAAGGCTCGCTGTTAGATCCACTGGGTCTGTTTCACAAGGAATCTAAATCTTCGAGCCATTCGTTCGGCAACAATCACCACTTGGACTTAGGACCACTTTCAATCTCGCACAGTGTAGCCATCTCTTCGGCAACGGCCCAGAGCAATGGTGTTGCGAACTCCGCTGCCAACGCGAATTCTCAGGCCCTCGGGGGAGCCTCTGCGAAAGCCGACGCCAGTGCAACTGCTAACGCTCAAG GTTACATCGGTTCTCCAGATTATAATTCTAACACCGCTGGCAATGTCTACGTTCCAACAGAATATCAAGAATACGGTAGTTCCGGTTTTCAACCGATTACGAACGCGAATCACGGCAGTAATTCTGGCGCGAACGCCGTTGCGAGCGCCGGTGCAAATGCTAATGCGAACTTTAATACAAACGGAGGTGTAAACTCGAACGCGAACGCCAACGCGAATTCGAATGCCAATGCCGTCTCTAATAGCGATGCATCAGCGACCAGCTATTATTCCCCTCAATACGCCCCAATCGATACGGCTGCCAACACGAATGCGAATGCTAAAAGTACTTGGAATAACGGCCGGGGAGCACTCAGTGGATATTACACCCCTGGAAGTTTTCAAACTAATGCAGGCGCGATTGCGAGTGCAGATGCAAAGGCAAATTCTATTAGCGGAACAAGACCTCCTGGCGGTTACTATTCTCCTGGAGGTCTTCGGAGCAATGCTGGTGCAATTGCAGATGCAAATGCGAAATCAAATTATATCGGCGGTACAGGATCATCGAGGGGTTACTATTCTCCAGAAACCACCCAGAACAATGCAGGTGTAAATGGCAATTCGAAATCGAACCGAGGCAGGGAATCACCGGTTGGTTACAATTCTCCAGGAAATGTTCAAAGCAACGCAGCCTCTGGCAGTGAAGCTCTCGTCATTCCTCAAAGACAACCTCCTGAAACATTAATCGGTTCTCCATATCGTTTCGAGGGATACAATCGAGGGGTTCACGTACTTCCTCCGGTCTATGCGCCTCCTGCATATCCTCCTCCGAtgcatcatcatcatcatcatcatcataatCACGGGCGGCCCCAAGTGATCGTCCATCCGATGTCTCCAGTTCGACAGCCTCCACAGATTCCTCATCTTCCTCCCAACAATGGGGAAACATTGATTCCAGTTGTAATAATGAAGCAACCGGTATACGGTGGACCGATGTATCCGCGACCTGGTCCCGAACTTGGTCCAGAACCCGAAACCGTCGTGATCGTACTCGAGGAGACGCCACAGCGTGGCCAAG CAGGTGGATTTGAAAAGGGTAACTACAACCAACCAACCGGCTTCCAACCCGACTATCTGACCGGCTATGGAGGATCCAACGCCAACGCCAAGGCAAACGCTAATGCTGTTGCAAACGCTAATGCCGTTGCAAACGCTAATGCCGTTGCAAGCGCAAATGCTAATGGTTTTGCAAACGCAAACGCTAATGCAAAAGCGATAGCCAGTGCTGGTGCTGGCCTCAACGGTGGTTACCTTGGATCATCAGGCCCTGCTCAAGGATCGGGATACTATCCAGGAAGTGCTCCAACCGCTTCTATCGGGGCGAACAATCCTTTCTTAAGTGGATCTTCTCAAGGAAATGCTAACGCAGCGGCTAATGCTAATGCAGGCGCCGCCGCCAATGGAAACGCATATCCAGTAGCAACAGCGCCAGCTCAGGGTGGAAACTATTATCCAAACAATGCACAAAAACCCATTGGAGCGTACAATCCATTCCTGACAAATGGTCAAGGTCAAGGACTTGCAAATGCAGGCGCCAATGCTAACGCAAACGCTGGTGCAAGCGCTGGTGCAAACGCTGCAGCAAATGCTGGCGCAGTTGGAGGGTCTCAAGGACAATTCGGTGCACAAAATCCCTTCCTTAAATCTGAAGTTAATGAATTGAACAAGGATGAACTTGGACATTACGTATCTGTAGCAGGCCCAGCAGGTGATAATAGTGGagcaataactggaaatatacaGGGAATTAAATCACCATATCCTAGTCAGGGCAGTACACCAGGAGGCTACGTACCGGCTACAGGACCAGGAGCGAATGCTGGAGCGCTTGCTAATGCCAATGCTGGCGCAAACGCAGCTGGAATTGGTGGAGCATACGGTCAGCCGATTAAAGAGGCTCCTGTAGTCATTCCTGCTAGTCCACAAATAAATTACGAAACTGTACCAAGTGGATCGGGCAGTGCATTTGGAAATTCTGGAGCAGGCAATGGTAACTACGGTATTCCTGCGAAGGATGCTCCTATCTATGGACCCTCTGCACCAACTTACGGCCCTGGATCCAGCGGAATAAGCAAAGCTGATGCTGGAGCTAAtgctggtgctggtgctggtgctggtgcATTAGGCAGTGGAAATGGTTATGGTACTCCAAACCAAGGTGCCCCTATTTATGGTACACCTGGATCCGCCTTTGGCAATGGCGCTGTTGGAAGCGCCGGTGCAAATGCTGGAGCAAATGCAGGAGCACTTGGATCTGGAAGTGGAATCGGTGGATATGATGCTCCAACCAAAGGTGCCCCTATTTATGGAGCGCCTGGATCTGCCTTTGGTAATGGCGCTGCTGGAACCGCTGGTGCAAATGCTGGAGCAAATGCAGGAGCACTTGGATCTGGAAGTGGAATCGGTGGATATGGTGCTCCAACCAAAGGTGCCCCTATTTATGGAGCGCCTGGATCTGCCTTTGGTAATGGCGCTGCTGGAACCGCTGGTGCAAATGCTGGAGCAAATGCAGGAGCACTTGGATCTGGAAGTGGAATCGGTGGATATGGTGCTCCAACCAAAGGTGCCCCTATTTATGGAGCGCCTGGATCTTCCCTTGGTAATGGCGCTGCTGGAACCGCTGGTGCAAATGCTGGAGCAAATGCTGGAGCAAATGCTGGAGCAAATGCTGGAGCAAATGCAGGAGCACTTGGATCAGGAAGTGGAATCGGTGGTTCTGGTGCTCCAATTAAAGGTGCTCCCATCTATGGAACGCCTGGATCCGCCTTTGGTAATGGCGCTGCTGGAACCGCTAGCGCAAATGCTGGAGCGAATGCTAAAGCTGACGCTGTAGCAAATGCTGGAAGTACTGGATCAGGTGGAATCGGTGGCTTTGGAAGCCCAATCAAAGGCGCTGGAAGTGGATTTGGTGGATCTGGAGCCGATGGATTTGGAGGAGCTTCCGCTAGTGCCAGTGCAAAGGCTGAGGCTTCCGCCACTGCAGGAGGCGATTCAGGGGCTCACGGGG ACATGTCCGCCAGTGCCGAAGCGATCGCATCATCTATGGCCAAGGCAATCGAATCAGGCTTGGTCCTAATTAAATGA